A genomic window from Streptomyces broussonetiae includes:
- a CDS encoding DUF6213 family protein, with the protein MNLEVTLPLIVDDRGSLQVAAADVSKLLRTVGGRWLRLVEAGEQGLDEDTVAALTIELAKLADRIDVACIAHSSGAP; encoded by the coding sequence GTGAACCTCGAAGTGACTCTGCCTCTGATCGTCGACGACCGCGGGTCCTTGCAGGTGGCTGCGGCCGACGTGAGTAAGTTGCTGCGGACCGTGGGTGGACGGTGGCTGCGGCTCGTGGAGGCCGGGGAGCAGGGTCTGGACGAGGATACGGTTGCCGCGCTGACCATCGAGTTGGCCAAGCTCGCGGACCGTATCGACGTGGCCTGCATCGCGCACAGCAGCGGAGCGCCGTAG
- a CDS encoding transcriptional regulator, protein MTATARDLLETTIGALAPDASANPFVPLVERGEAPPQALARLALEQQWVIPSDRRSFEHLARRADPAAAAYFSTLATGEELAARHLTAFARACGVTEERSRTYVPLAGCQAYPAYVSWLALNASPTDTLLALTANFSAWGGYCTRIAAGLRTHYGFEDESCAFFDFFAAPAPDLDEQATAAVQAGLDTGALHTDTAHTYGTLLQRYESMFWATLG, encoded by the coding sequence ATGACGGCCACGGCCAGGGACCTGCTCGAGACGACCATCGGGGCACTTGCCCCGGACGCCTCCGCCAACCCCTTCGTCCCGCTCGTGGAGCGCGGCGAGGCGCCCCCGCAGGCCCTCGCCCGGCTGGCTCTGGAACAGCAGTGGGTGATCCCGTCCGACCGCCGCTCCTTCGAGCACCTGGCCCGACGCGCCGACCCGGCCGCCGCGGCCTACTTCAGCACGCTGGCGACGGGCGAGGAGCTGGCCGCACGGCATCTGACGGCATTCGCACGGGCCTGCGGCGTGACGGAAGAACGTTCGCGCACGTACGTCCCCCTGGCCGGCTGCCAGGCCTATCCCGCCTACGTCTCCTGGCTGGCCCTCAACGCGTCCCCCACGGACACGCTCCTCGCCCTGACGGCCAACTTCTCGGCCTGGGGCGGCTACTGCACCCGCATCGCGGCGGGCCTGCGCACCCACTACGGCTTCGAGGACGAGTCCTGCGCGTTCTTCGACTTCTTCGCGGCGCCGGCGCCCGACCTGGACGAACAGGCGACGGCGGCCGTGCAGGCGGGCCTGGACACCGGTGCTCTGCACACGGACACCGCACACACCTACGGAACGCTGCTTCAACGGTACGAGAGCATGTTCTGGGCAACGCTGGGCTGA
- a CDS encoding type III polyketide synthase: MATLCRPAVSVPEHVITMEETLELARSRHADHPQLPLALRLIANTGVKTRHIVQPIEETLKHPGFEERNKLYEAEAKARVPAVIQRALDDAELLTTDIDVIVYVSCTGFMMPSLTAWLINEMDFDPTTRQLPIAQLGCAAGGAAINRAHDFCAAYPEANALIVACEFCSLCYQPTDLGVGSLLSNGLFGDGIAAAVVRGKGGTGIELERNGSYLIPKTEEWIMYDVRATGFHFLLDKRVPATMEPLAPALQDLAGTHGWDASDLDFYIVHAGGPRILDDLSKFLQVDPHAFRFSRATLTEYGNIASGVVLDALRRLFEEGGAEHRARGLLAGFGPGITAEMALGRWRGSDRETA, from the coding sequence ATGGCGACTTTGTGCAGACCGGCAGTGTCGGTTCCGGAACACGTGATCACGATGGAGGAGACGTTGGAGCTGGCCCGCTCCCGTCACGCGGACCACCCTCAACTCCCCCTCGCACTGCGGCTGATAGCGAACACCGGCGTCAAGACCCGGCACATCGTGCAGCCCATCGAGGAGACCCTGAAGCACCCCGGCTTCGAGGAGCGCAACAAGCTCTACGAGGCGGAGGCCAAGGCCAGGGTGCCCGCGGTGATACAGCGGGCGCTCGACGACGCGGAACTCCTCACCACCGACATCGACGTGATCGTCTACGTCTCGTGCACGGGCTTCATGATGCCCTCGCTCACGGCGTGGCTGATCAACGAGATGGACTTCGACCCCACCACCCGGCAGCTCCCGATAGCCCAGCTGGGCTGTGCGGCCGGCGGTGCGGCGATCAACCGGGCCCACGACTTCTGTGCGGCCTACCCCGAGGCCAACGCGTTGATCGTGGCCTGCGAGTTCTGCTCGCTGTGCTACCAGCCCACCGACCTCGGCGTCGGCTCGCTGCTCTCCAACGGTCTGTTCGGTGACGGCATAGCCGCCGCCGTGGTCCGCGGCAAGGGTGGCACCGGCATCGAGCTGGAGCGCAACGGCTCGTACCTGATCCCCAAGACCGAAGAGTGGATCATGTACGACGTCCGTGCGACCGGCTTCCACTTCCTGCTCGACAAGCGGGTGCCGGCCACCATGGAGCCGCTGGCCCCGGCCCTCCAGGACCTCGCCGGGACGCACGGCTGGGACGCGTCCGACCTGGACTTCTACATCGTCCACGCCGGCGGGCCGCGCATCCTCGACGACCTGAGCAAGTTCCTCCAGGTCGACCCGCACGCATTCCGGTTCAGCCGGGCCACCCTCACCGAGTACGGCAACATCGCCTCCGGCGTCGTGCTGGACGCGCTGCGCCGGCTCTTCGAAGAGGGCGGCGCCGAGCACCGGGCGCGCGGGCTCCTCGCCGGGTTCGGACCCGGCATCACCGCGGAAATGGCGCTGGGCCGCTGGCGCGGCTCCGACCGAGAAACGGCATGA
- a CDS encoding cytochrome P450, translating into MTEETLTETLPPIRHWPALDLTGTDFDPVLRELMREGPVTRIQLPNGEGWAWLVTRYDDVRMVTNDARFSREAVMDKPVTRLAPHFIPDPGAVGFLDPPDHTRLRRSVAAAFTAKGVERVRDRARTMLVELVDELLQDGPPADLTATILSPFPIAVICEMMGVPAADRHTMHIWTQLILSSSHGKEVSEKAKREMAAYFSDLIGLRENSTAEDVTSLLGSAVGRGEVTLEEAVGLAVLLQIGGEAVTNNSGQMFYLLLTRPDLVSLLRERPEIRPRAIDELLRIIPHRNAVGLSRIAMVDVEIRGVRIRAGDPVYVSYLAANRDPEVFPDPETIDFSRSPNPHVSFGFGPHYCPGGQLARLEQELLVDTLLDRVPGLRLAVPPEQVPFKKGALIRGPEAVPVTW; encoded by the coding sequence ATGACGGAAGAGACCCTCACCGAGACCCTGCCCCCGATCCGGCACTGGCCGGCGCTCGATCTGACCGGGACGGACTTCGACCCGGTGCTCAGAGAGCTGATGCGCGAGGGACCGGTCACCCGCATCCAACTGCCCAACGGCGAGGGATGGGCGTGGCTGGTGACCCGGTACGACGACGTGCGCATGGTGACCAATGACGCTCGCTTCAGCCGCGAGGCCGTCATGGACAAGCCGGTCACCCGGCTGGCCCCGCACTTCATCCCGGACCCCGGCGCGGTCGGTTTCCTCGACCCGCCCGACCACACCCGGCTGCGCCGCTCGGTGGCCGCCGCGTTCACCGCGAAGGGCGTGGAGCGGGTGCGGGACAGGGCGCGCACCATGCTGGTCGAACTGGTCGACGAACTCCTCCAGGACGGCCCGCCGGCCGATCTGACAGCCACGATCCTCAGCCCGTTCCCGATCGCGGTGATCTGCGAAATGATGGGTGTACCGGCCGCCGACCGGCACACCATGCACATCTGGACGCAGCTGATCCTGTCCTCCTCGCACGGCAAGGAGGTCAGCGAGAAGGCCAAGCGGGAGATGGCCGCCTACTTCTCCGACCTGATCGGCCTGCGCGAGAACAGCACGGCCGAGGACGTCACCTCGCTGCTCGGCTCCGCCGTGGGCCGGGGCGAGGTCACCCTGGAGGAGGCCGTCGGGCTCGCCGTGCTTCTGCAGATCGGGGGCGAGGCGGTCACCAACAACAGCGGCCAGATGTTCTACCTGCTGCTGACCCGCCCCGACCTGGTGAGCCTGCTGCGCGAGCGGCCGGAGATCCGCCCCCGGGCGATCGACGAACTCCTGCGCATCATCCCGCACCGCAATGCGGTCGGCCTGTCCCGCATCGCCATGGTGGACGTGGAGATCCGGGGCGTGCGGATCCGTGCGGGTGACCCGGTGTACGTCTCCTACCTGGCCGCCAACCGCGACCCGGAGGTCTTCCCCGACCCGGAGACCATCGACTTCTCCCGCAGCCCCAACCCCCATGTCTCCTTCGGCTTCGGCCCGCACTACTGCCCCGGCGGCCAGCTGGCCCGGCTGGAGCAGGAGCTGCTGGTGGACACCCTGCTGGACCGGGTGCCGGGCCTGCGACTGGCCGTACCGCCGGAGCAGGTGCCCTTCAAGAAGGGCGCGCTGATCCGGGGTCCCGAGGCCGTACCGGTGACCTGGTGA
- a CDS encoding cupin domain-containing protein, producing the protein MTWTEGLYVPPGHGRVVETPAQRVTFKVTGTHSRMASTFEVEVPPGFDVGAHVHTRSEELFYVLEGELDVLAFEPRIRTPDNWKKWESSSGRRAVRATPGTVIVVPPGCPHAFANPTDTPAKMFFQASPPPDHERYFEELLEILGNGGPPDQEAIEALRTKYDIEQLTPLRHR; encoded by the coding sequence ATGACCTGGACGGAGGGACTGTACGTACCGCCGGGCCACGGCCGCGTCGTCGAGACACCCGCCCAGCGTGTGACGTTCAAGGTCACCGGCACCCACTCGCGGATGGCCTCCACCTTCGAGGTGGAGGTCCCGCCGGGCTTCGACGTGGGCGCCCATGTGCACACGCGCAGCGAGGAACTGTTCTACGTCCTGGAGGGCGAACTCGACGTCCTCGCCTTCGAGCCGCGCATCCGCACACCCGACAACTGGAAGAAGTGGGAGTCGAGTTCGGGCCGCAGGGCGGTGCGGGCGACCCCCGGCACGGTGATCGTCGTACCACCGGGGTGTCCCCATGCCTTCGCCAACCCGACGGACACACCGGCGAAGATGTTCTTCCAGGCCTCTCCCCCGCCGGACCACGAGCGCTATTTCGAGGAGTTGCTGGAGATCCTGGGCAACGGAGGCCCGCCGGACCAGGAGGCGATCGAGGCGCTCCGGACGAAGTACGACATCGAGCAGCTCACGCCCTTGAGGCACCGGTAG
- a CDS encoding acyl-CoA dehydrogenase family protein yields the protein MAEFTMELNDEQKEVRDWLHGFAADVIRPAAAEWDEREETPWPVIQEAAKVGIYSLDFYAQQYFDSTGLGIPMAMEELFWGDAGIALSIVGTGLAAVGVLANGTEEQIGTWIPQMYGDQNDVKVAAFCSSEPDAGSDVASMRTRAVYDEAKDEWVINGTKTWATNGGIANVHVVVASVDPELGSKGHASFIVPPGTPGLAQGQKFKKHGIRASHTAEVVLDHVRVPGSCLLGGKEKLDERLARAREKAKAGGGERVKNAAMATFEASRPAVGAMAVGTARAAYEVALDYARTREQFGRPIMDNQGVAFQLADMRTQIDAARLLVWRASWMAVNGKPFTAAEGSMSKLFASETAKKVTAQAIQILGGNGYTREYPVERMHRDSAIYTIFEGTSEIQRLVIARTLAGMPIR from the coding sequence ATGGCTGAGTTCACCATGGAGCTGAACGACGAACAGAAGGAAGTCCGGGACTGGCTCCATGGCTTCGCCGCCGACGTGATCCGCCCCGCGGCCGCCGAGTGGGACGAGCGCGAGGAGACTCCCTGGCCGGTGATCCAGGAGGCCGCGAAGGTCGGCATCTACTCCCTCGACTTCTATGCGCAGCAGTACTTCGACTCCACCGGGCTCGGTATCCCGATGGCGATGGAGGAACTGTTCTGGGGCGACGCGGGCATCGCCCTGTCCATTGTGGGCACCGGCCTCGCCGCCGTGGGCGTTCTCGCCAACGGAACCGAGGAGCAGATCGGTACCTGGATCCCGCAGATGTACGGCGACCAGAACGACGTCAAGGTCGCCGCGTTCTGCTCCTCCGAGCCCGACGCCGGCTCCGACGTGGCGTCCATGCGCACGCGCGCCGTGTACGACGAGGCCAAGGACGAGTGGGTGATCAACGGCACGAAGACCTGGGCGACCAACGGCGGTATCGCCAACGTCCACGTCGTCGTCGCCAGTGTCGACCCGGAGCTGGGCTCCAAGGGTCATGCCTCCTTCATCGTCCCGCCGGGTACCCCCGGCCTCGCCCAGGGACAGAAGTTCAAGAAGCACGGCATCCGTGCCTCGCACACCGCCGAGGTCGTCCTCGACCACGTCCGCGTCCCCGGCTCCTGCCTGCTCGGTGGCAAGGAGAAGCTGGACGAGCGGCTCGCGCGAGCCCGCGAGAAGGCGAAGGCCGGCGGTGGGGAGAGGGTGAAGAACGCGGCGATGGCCACCTTCGAGGCCTCGCGGCCGGCCGTCGGCGCGATGGCCGTCGGTACCGCCCGGGCCGCGTACGAGGTCGCCCTCGACTACGCCAGGACCCGGGAGCAGTTCGGCCGGCCGATCATGGACAACCAGGGTGTGGCGTTCCAGCTGGCGGACATGCGGACGCAGATCGACGCCGCGCGTCTCCTCGTGTGGCGGGCGTCCTGGATGGCGGTCAACGGGAAGCCGTTCACCGCGGCGGAGGGCTCGATGTCCAAGCTGTTCGCGAGCGAGACCGCGAAGAAGGTGACCGCGCAGGCCATCCAGATCCTCGGTGGCAACGGGTACACCCGCGAGTACCCGGTCGAGCGGATGCACCGGGACAGCGCGATCTACACGATCTTCGAGGGTACGAGCGAGATCCAGCGGCTCGTCATCGCGCGGACCCTTGCCGGGATGCCGATCCGGTAG
- a CDS encoding TetR family transcriptional regulator — protein sequence MNTTQRTEQQRSADRRRRELLEAADRVVLRDGPQASMNAIAAEAGITKPILYRHFGDKGGLYAALAKRHTDALLDSLRAALDAPAARRERVESTLDTYLAAIEARPQVYRFLMHPAEGSTGGDQGFDVGKHSAPLLRRMGEELAQVIEERVDLGPGSQQLARVWGHGIVGMMHAAGDWWLGERPCSRSELVRSLADLLWGRLAAAGDRMGGPGF from the coding sequence ATGAACACCACACAGCGGACCGAGCAGCAGCGGTCCGCCGACCGCCGACGGCGAGAACTGCTGGAGGCCGCCGACCGGGTGGTGCTGCGCGACGGCCCCCAGGCGTCGATGAACGCGATCGCGGCGGAGGCCGGGATCACGAAGCCGATCCTGTATCGCCACTTCGGCGACAAGGGTGGGCTCTACGCGGCTCTGGCCAAGCGGCACACGGACGCGCTGCTGGACTCGCTGCGGGCGGCGCTGGACGCCCCCGCCGCCCGGCGGGAGCGGGTCGAGTCCACGCTGGACACCTATCTCGCGGCGATCGAGGCACGCCCTCAGGTGTACCGGTTCCTGATGCACCCCGCGGAGGGGAGCACGGGAGGCGACCAGGGCTTCGACGTCGGCAAGCACAGCGCACCGCTGCTCCGCAGGATGGGCGAGGAACTGGCCCAGGTGATCGAGGAGCGGGTCGACCTGGGGCCCGGGAGCCAGCAGCTCGCACGGGTGTGGGGGCACGGGATCGTCGGGATGATGCACGCCGCGGGTGACTGGTGGCTGGGCGAACGCCCTTGCTCCCGGAGCGAGTTGGTGCGCTCGCTCGCGGATTTGCTGTGGGGACGGCTTGCCGCCGCGGGGGACAGGATGGGCGGCCCGGGGTTCTAG
- the def gene encoding peptide deformylase produces the protein MRHGSIPGARGRVRPLTLLGEAALREPCRDVTDFGPELADLVEDLFATMYAAQGVGLAANQIGVPLRVFVYDCPDDEDVRHLGHVVNPRLVERDGVVVRGPEGCLSLPGLEAGTERHDHAVVEGRTVTGEPVTVHGTGFFARCLQHECDHLEGTVYADHLTGWRRRRLLRQIDRASWSG, from the coding sequence ATGCGACACGGTTCCATTCCGGGCGCCCGCGGGCGAGTCCGGCCTCTCACTCTGCTCGGCGAAGCGGCGCTGCGCGAGCCCTGCCGGGACGTCACGGACTTCGGCCCCGAACTGGCCGACCTCGTGGAGGACTTGTTCGCCACGATGTACGCGGCGCAAGGGGTGGGGTTGGCCGCGAACCAGATCGGGGTGCCTTTGCGGGTTTTCGTCTATGACTGTCCTGATGATGAGGATGTGCGGCATCTGGGGCATGTGGTGAACCCCCGCCTCGTGGAGCGCGACGGGGTCGTCGTCCGGGGTCCCGAGGGCTGCCTGTCGCTGCCCGGGCTGGAAGCCGGGACCGAGCGCCACGACCATGCGGTGGTCGAGGGCCGCACGGTGACGGGGGAGCCTGTCACCGTGCACGGCACGGGTTTCTTCGCCCGGTGTCTGCAGCACGAGTGCGACCACTTGGAGGGCACGGTGTACGCCGATCACCTCACGGGGTGGCGCAGACGCAGACTGCTCCGGCAGATCGACCGCGCCTCATGGAGCGGCTAG
- a CDS encoding MurT ligase domain-containing protein produces MAGNSDPLTPRAKLAVTAGKAVAAASRAAGRGSGSVIGGRVALRLDPDLLARLAQNLDVVLVSATNGKTTTTRLIAEALRAAGPVVSNALGANMPAGITSALAGGSEAKFGVIEVDEKYLAGVARDTDPKCIALLNLSRDQLDRAAETRMLAENWREGLAGSKAVVVANCDDPLVVWAASSSPNVIWVAAGQMWKDDAWSCPSCGGVMQRPGEEWYCGECGFRRPQPTWALSGDHVLDPHGSAWPIHLQLPGRANKANAASSAAVAAVFGVPPQVALERMYQVQAVAGRYDVVQFENRDLRLLLAKNPAGWLETFSLIDPPPAPVILSVNARGADGTDTSWLWDVDYTQLTGHPIFVIGDRKLDLAVRLEVAHQHFQVCENLDQAVQMCPPGRIEVIANYTAFQDLRRRVGN; encoded by the coding sequence ATGGCAGGCAACTCGGACCCGCTCACGCCGCGGGCCAAGCTGGCCGTGACCGCGGGCAAGGCGGTCGCTGCGGCATCGCGCGCCGCGGGACGCGGCAGCGGGTCGGTGATCGGTGGCCGGGTCGCGCTGAGACTCGACCCCGACCTGCTCGCCCGGCTCGCGCAGAACCTGGACGTCGTCCTGGTGTCGGCGACCAACGGCAAGACCACGACCACCCGGCTGATCGCGGAGGCACTGCGCGCGGCGGGCCCGGTCGTGTCGAACGCGCTCGGCGCCAACATGCCGGCCGGCATCACCTCCGCGCTCGCGGGCGGCTCGGAAGCCAAGTTCGGCGTCATCGAGGTCGACGAGAAGTACCTGGCCGGAGTGGCCCGGGACACCGACCCCAAGTGCATCGCCCTGCTCAACCTCTCCCGCGACCAGCTCGACCGCGCCGCGGAGACCCGGATGCTCGCCGAGAACTGGCGCGAGGGCCTGGCCGGCTCCAAGGCCGTCGTCGTCGCCAACTGCGACGACCCGCTGGTGGTGTGGGCCGCCTCGTCCTCCCCCAATGTGATCTGGGTCGCAGCGGGACAGATGTGGAAGGACGACGCCTGGTCCTGCCCGTCCTGCGGTGGCGTGATGCAGCGCCCGGGCGAGGAGTGGTACTGCGGCGAGTGCGGTTTCCGGCGGCCCCAGCCGACCTGGGCACTCTCCGGCGACCATGTGCTGGACCCGCACGGGTCCGCCTGGCCGATCCACCTCCAGCTGCCGGGCCGCGCCAACAAGGCCAACGCCGCCTCCTCGGCCGCCGTGGCCGCCGTGTTCGGGGTGCCGCCGCAGGTCGCCCTGGAACGGATGTACCAGGTGCAGGCCGTGGCCGGACGCTACGACGTCGTGCAGTTCGAGAACCGTGATCTGCGGCTGCTGCTGGCCAAGAACCCGGCCGGCTGGCTCGAGACGTTCTCGCTGATCGACCCGCCGCCCGCACCGGTGATCCTGTCCGTGAACGCCCGCGGGGCCGACGGCACCGACACGTCCTGGCTGTGGGACGTCGACTACACGCAGCTGACCGGCCACCCGATCTTCGTCATCGGCGACCGGAAACTGGACCTCGCGGTCCGTCTGGAGGTCGCCCATCAGCACTTCCAGGTCTGCGAGAACCTCGACCAGGCCGTGCAGATGTGCCCGCCGGGCCGTATCGAGGTCATCGCGAACTACACCGCGTTCCAGGACCTGCGCCGCCGCGTCGGCAACTGA
- a CDS encoding type 1 glutamine amidotransferase — protein MSDNQLRLVWIYPDLLSTYGDQGNALVVERRARQRGLDVARLDVRSDQPIPTSGDIYLIGGGEDRPQRLAAERLRRDGHLQRAVQNGAIVFSVCAGYQILGHEFINDLGQREPGLGLLDVVSVRGEGERCVGDVLGDIDPQLGLPQLTGFENHQGVTHLGPGARPFARVVMGKGNGTGDGTEGAYNGTVFGTYMHGPVLARNPLIADLLLKLALDVNALPPIDDRWYDALRNERITAAQQPA, from the coding sequence ATGAGCGACAACCAACTGCGGCTGGTGTGGATCTACCCGGACCTGCTGAGCACCTACGGCGACCAAGGCAACGCGCTGGTCGTGGAGCGCCGGGCCCGGCAGCGCGGCCTGGACGTGGCCCGCCTCGACGTGCGCAGCGACCAGCCGATCCCCACCTCCGGTGACATCTACCTGATCGGCGGCGGCGAGGACCGGCCGCAGCGGCTGGCGGCCGAGCGGCTGCGCCGCGACGGCCATCTGCAGCGTGCGGTGCAGAACGGCGCGATCGTCTTCTCGGTGTGCGCCGGCTACCAGATCCTCGGCCACGAGTTCATCAACGATCTCGGCCAGCGTGAGCCGGGCCTCGGCCTGCTCGACGTGGTCTCGGTGCGCGGCGAGGGCGAGCGGTGCGTCGGTGACGTCCTCGGCGACATCGACCCGCAGCTCGGCCTGCCCCAGCTGACCGGCTTCGAGAACCACCAGGGCGTCACCCACCTCGGCCCCGGCGCCCGCCCCTTCGCCCGGGTCGTCATGGGCAAGGGCAACGGCACCGGGGACGGCACGGAGGGCGCGTACAACGGGACCGTCTTCGGCACGTACATGCACGGCCCGGTCCTCGCCCGCAACCCGCTGATCGCCGACCTGCTGCTCAAGCTGGCGCTCGACGTCAACGCCCTGCCGCCGATCGACGACCGCTGGTACGACGCGCTGCGCAACGAGCGCATCACCGCTGCGCAGCAGCCCGCGTAG
- a CDS encoding 6-phosphofructokinase, with the protein MRIGVLTSGGDCPGLNAVIRSVVHRAVADHGDEVIGFRDGWKGLLECDYLKLDLDAVGGILARGGTILGSSRVRPEHLRDGVERARGHVAELGLDAIIPIGGEGTLKAARLLSDNGLPIVGVPKTIDNDIAVTDVTFGFDTAVTVATEALDRLKTTAESHQRVLIVEVMGRHTGWIALHSGMAAGAHAIVVPERPFDIEELTAKVGERFEAGKRFAIVVAAEGAKPEPGTMDFDEGGKDIYGHERFAGIARQLSVELEQRLGKEARPVILGHVQRGGTPTAYDRVLATRFGWHAVEAVHRGEFGRMTALRGTDIVMVPLAEAVETLKTVPVERYDEAECVL; encoded by the coding sequence ATGCGCATTGGTGTCCTCACGTCCGGCGGCGACTGCCCCGGCCTGAACGCCGTCATCCGGTCCGTCGTGCACCGTGCCGTCGCCGACCACGGCGACGAGGTCATCGGTTTCCGGGACGGCTGGAAAGGCCTCCTGGAATGCGACTACCTCAAGCTCGACCTGGACGCAGTGGGCGGCATCCTGGCCCGCGGCGGCACCATCCTCGGCTCCTCCCGGGTCCGCCCGGAGCATCTGCGCGACGGGGTGGAGCGGGCCAGGGGCCATGTCGCGGAACTCGGTCTGGACGCGATCATCCCGATCGGCGGTGAAGGCACGCTCAAGGCGGCCCGGCTGCTGTCGGACAACGGGCTGCCGATCGTGGGCGTGCCCAAGACGATCGACAACGACATCGCTGTCACGGACGTCACCTTCGGCTTCGACACGGCCGTCACCGTGGCCACCGAGGCCCTGGACCGGCTGAAGACCACCGCCGAGTCGCACCAGCGGGTGCTGATCGTGGAGGTCATGGGCCGGCACACCGGCTGGATCGCGCTGCACTCCGGCATGGCGGCCGGCGCCCACGCCATCGTCGTCCCGGAACGGCCCTTCGACATCGAGGAGTTGACGGCGAAGGTCGGTGAACGCTTCGAGGCGGGCAAGCGGTTCGCCATCGTGGTCGCGGCCGAGGGCGCCAAGCCCGAGCCGGGCACCATGGACTTCGACGAGGGCGGCAAGGACATCTACGGCCATGAGCGCTTCGCCGGGATCGCCCGGCAGCTGTCGGTCGAGCTGGAGCAGCGGCTCGGCAAGGAGGCGCGGCCGGTCATCCTCGGGCACGTCCAGCGCGGCGGCACGCCGACGGCGTACGACCGGGTGCTCGCCACGCGCTTCGGCTGGCACGCGGTGGAGGCCGTGCACCGCGGCGAGTTCGGCCGGATGACCGCCCTGCGCGGGACCGACATCGTGATGGTGCCGCTGGCGGAGGCGGTCGAGACGCTCAAGACCGTGCCGGTGGAGCGGTACGACGAGGCGGAGTGCGTCCTGTAG
- a CDS encoding cytochrome c oxidase assembly protein has product MDHSGHGMMMDLPPFTLGRGLEWSTDPFFLVACLLGLGLYGWGVVRLRRRGDAWHLGRTVSYVIGVLTVALVMCTRLNDYGMVMFSVHMVQHMIISMLSPILILLGAPVTLALRALPVAGRGRKGPRELLLALLHSRYMRIITHPAFTIPMFIASLYVLYFTPMFDFLMGSRAGHIGMMVHFFAVGMVFFWPIMGVDPGPNRPGYVMRMLELFAGMPFHAFFGIALMMASTPMVETFKHPAASLGIDALSDQNAAGGIAWAFSEIPSVLVLIALLFQWYGSEQRQARRKDRAADRDGDKELEAYNAYLSSLHARKG; this is encoded by the coding sequence ATGGACCACAGCGGGCACGGCATGATGATGGATCTGCCGCCGTTCACGCTGGGACGGGGGCTGGAATGGTCTACCGACCCGTTCTTCCTCGTCGCCTGTCTGCTCGGGCTCGGCCTGTACGGCTGGGGGGTCGTACGGCTGCGGCGGCGCGGGGACGCCTGGCACCTCGGCCGTACGGTGTCGTACGTCATCGGTGTCCTGACCGTCGCGCTGGTGATGTGCACCAGGCTGAACGACTACGGCATGGTCATGTTCAGCGTGCACATGGTGCAGCACATGATCATCAGCATGCTGTCGCCGATCCTGATCCTGCTGGGCGCCCCGGTCACGCTGGCGCTGCGCGCGCTGCCCGTCGCGGGCAGGGGCCGCAAGGGGCCGCGTGAGCTGCTGCTGGCCCTGCTGCACAGCCGCTACATGCGGATCATCACGCACCCGGCGTTCACGATCCCGATGTTCATCGCGAGCCTGTACGTGCTGTACTTCACCCCGATGTTCGACTTCCTGATGGGCTCCAGGGCCGGGCACATCGGGATGATGGTGCACTTCTTCGCCGTGGGCATGGTGTTCTTCTGGCCGATCATGGGCGTCGACCCGGGCCCGAACCGGCCGGGATACGTGATGCGGATGCTGGAGCTGTTCGCGGGCATGCCGTTCCACGCGTTCTTCGGTATCGCGCTGATGATGGCGTCGACGCCGATGGTGGAGACGTTCAAGCACCCGGCGGCATCGCTCGGCATCGACGCACTGTCCGACCAGAACGCGGCCGGCGGCATCGCCTGGGCGTTCAGTGAGATCCCGTCGGTGCTGGTGCTGATCGCACTGCTTTTCCAGTGGTACGGCTCCGAGCAGCGGCAGGCCAGGCGCAAGGACCGGGCCGCGGACCGCGACGGCGACAAGGAGCTGGAGGCGTACAACGCCTACCTGTCCTCGCTGCACGCACGGAAGGGCTAG
- a CDS encoding Lrp/AsnC family transcriptional regulator produces MNSRNASFDDLDRKIITALMAHARTSFAEIGAAIGLSSTAVKRRVDRLRETGVITGFTATVQPSALGWRTEAYVEVYCEGAAPPRRLAEVVRAYPEITAAMTVTGAADALLHVRARDVEHFEEVLERIRTEPFIRKTISVMVLSHLLPESPEAGATQAAPE; encoded by the coding sequence ATGAACAGCAGGAACGCGTCCTTCGACGATCTCGACCGGAAGATCATCACCGCACTGATGGCGCACGCCCGGACCAGCTTCGCCGAGATCGGCGCGGCGATCGGGCTGTCGTCCACCGCGGTCAAGCGGCGCGTGGACCGGCTGCGCGAGACCGGTGTGATCACCGGGTTCACGGCCACGGTGCAGCCCTCGGCGCTGGGCTGGCGCACCGAGGCGTACGTCGAGGTGTACTGCGAGGGCGCGGCCCCGCCCCGGCGGCTGGCGGAGGTCGTCCGGGCCTATCCGGAGATCACTGCGGCCATGACGGTGACCGGGGCCGCGGACGCGCTGCTGCACGTGCGGGCCCGCGACGTGGAGCACTTCGAGGAGGTGCTGGAGCGGATCCGCACCGAGCCGTTCATCCGCAAGACGATCAGCGTGATGGTGCTCTCCCACCTCCTGCCGGAAAGCCCCGAAGCGGGCGCCACCCAGGCGGCCCCCGAATGA